Proteins from a genomic interval of Musa acuminata AAA Group cultivar baxijiao chromosome BXJ1-9, Cavendish_Baxijiao_AAA, whole genome shotgun sequence:
- the LOC135585331 gene encoding protein NETWORKED 1B-like isoform X2: protein MATLSHAESRRLYSWWWDSHISPKHSKWLQDNLADIDDKVKAMIRLIEEDADSFAQRAEMYYKKRPELMKLVEEFYRAYRALAERYDHSTGALRQAHRTIAEAFPNQIPLELFDECVTPDAGTNTHQTPQGIIHPDGLQVDLLGLLLHDNTMKLNEACSGVTKVTTNEACLKQLDQMFETSEEATGTNFAAGREGKFSEYKLLQKEISRLSKENQDLKKQLTSESARADINENEVQSLKETYSKVKSEKDDSQTRYQESMIRVSCLEDEISRTKQDLKKLNDEMLMESSCLSSAKERTLVLDKANQSLQLELDILKQKIKQQQEELKKKGQDLETLKTSLQDELQRNFKAEMAYQSMEKKHTETKEEMRHLELELKSKLEKLQDMEIELENIREENVSFSEQNLSSALTIMNMQDEIISLMDLKRKLEDEADLHIEEKESLELELYRLKKDRNDLEQKYHLLTDEIQSVNLSVGSLQALIKELRDGNLKLKDTTKKNEDEKNLYLHKLNHMQAVSEKNTALEASLLDANNDLVRLRVKIKELEDFSAHLRCRISVHLAEKAALLSQIEAAAQNMENLSRKNIFLENSLSDMSVELEYLREKLKGAEESCDSLHDEKSAHLSEKITLMSQVESFKQSLQNLEGRYQELEVKCSNIEREKDSRLHHVAELQELLRLEKEEHDILVQSSKSQLNALADQIHLLQEEGRQREENFEMEQHKIINAQKHKEALSCAEKLILELEQQCLTQEKKIKSLMEHNKKLREWIYLIIKSLKVDLEHATFDETEDELLLQLVFNEIQQLLHTISEAHDEKQHLLLEKSVVVTLLEQFGKYVADLRAEKAALEKESKLKLENLTLLKSKNDEFLEIHELMRKEMHVSNQREEALEVEVDLLFRQLTYIQESHRKLQIEFSKVFEENNLMCKKLYDLREEKVKLEEENTVFLRDVMSLDYLSVMLRSLNSERALSLQLLSNETNYFRGLKIKLEQEISLINGKCSMLEVENTHLKESFAYLKERRRSLSEDQHDVHSARSARRELNLDTVENSSIKKDMELSQANQSLKTAQYMNPELHRNLNDPKLDVDEAKVTREETEKISSLLDVFAVEEIENECLQQENKVLKCEIGKLQNNVEELLHDIQWEAINAVVYKEKVLELIHKSENVVTSITVQKKVLQEEMTLRNLTVHELEKKMCVLEGENKGLRADLNAYSLFLGSLWDDIVILEELTISLARRHSTSINQKNEDDEIAACPYTMSCQKRSQDHSAMTPPGLLRLQYFHNKIKVLQEVMMNTGNVLELERLDSSASLETAWKQIELLKSKGIPDNEITKSKYEQIMKDIQLDIVLNSSRYGNDILSHGHRRARGTDEATSEMLELWGTSEEGCSNQKQKSPLIFKNSMAHYQIEEVEGKYTSDELVAEKELAVDKLELSRKLEPHLEWNRRVVERLFSDAQRLLLLQSSIQELQSNMEISEKINQPTRSEFNTFKGQLKEAEGTITKLIDVNSKLTKKVEDYSASPDNYAEKKDSVSKRHKQISDRARKVSEKIGRLELEMQKIQYNLLKFEEELPSKRARFVKRRSRVRLREYLYGRRNSRRQNEGSSCGCMRPTGNSD, encoded by the exons ATGGCCACACTCTCACATGCTGAATCCAGACGCTTGTATTCGTGGTGGTGGGATAGTCATATCAGCCCAAAACACTCCAAATGGCTTCAGGATAACCTTGCAG ATATTGATGATAAGGTCAAAGCTATGATTAGGCTTATAGAAGAAGATGCTGATTCCTTTGCCCAAAGAGCAGAAATGTACTATAAGAAACGCCCTGAGCTTATGAAACTGGTGGAGGAATTTTACCGAGCATACCGTGCTTTAGCAGAACGATATGATCATTCTACTGGGGCACTTCGTCAGGCTCACAGAACTATAGCAGAAGCATTTCCTAACCAAATTCCGCTTGAACTTTTTGATGAGTGTGTAACCCCAGATGCAGGGACAAATACCCACCAAACGCCTCAAGGAATTATTCACCCAGATGGTCTACAGGTTGATCTGCTAGGCTTGTTATTGCATGATAACACAATGAAATTGAACGAAGCTTGTTCTGGAGTAACCAAGGTAACAACAAATGAAGCCTGTTTGAAGCAGTTGGATCAAATGTTTGAAACTAGTGAGGAAGCAACTGGTACAAACTTTGCAGCAGGGAGGGAAGGAAAATTTTCAGAATATAAATTACTTCAGAAAGAAATTTCCAGGTTGTCAAAGGAAAACCAGGATCTGAAGAAACAACTGACTTCAGAATCAGCACGTGCTGATATAAATGAGAATGAAGTTCAAAGCTTAAAAGAGACCTACTCCAAGGTAAAATCTGAAAAAGATGACTCTCAGACTCGATACCAAGAATCCATGATaagagtatcttgcttggaagatGAAATTTCTCGCACCAAACAAGACCTTAAGAAGCTTAATGATGAGATGCTAATGGAATCTTCGTGTTTAAGCAGTGCCAAGGAACGGACTCTTGTCTTGGATAAGGCTAATCAATCATTACAGTTGGAGCTTGACATCCTAAAGCAGAAAATAAAGCAACAACAGGAGGAGCTTAAGAAGAAGGGACAGGACCTGGAAACTCTCAAAACCTCTTTGCAAGATGAACTCCAAAGAAATTTCAAGGCTGAAATGGCTTATCAGTCCATGGAAAAGAAGCATACAGAAACTAAGGAGGAGATGAGGCATCTGGAACTGGAGCTTAAAAGCAAACTCGAAAAGCTGCAGGATATGGAGATTGAACTCGAGAATATTAGGGAGGAGAATGTGAGCTTCAGTGAACAAAATCTTTCATCTGCTCTGACAATAATGAATATGCAGGATGAGATAATTTCTCTTATGGATCTGAAAAGGAAACTTGAAGATGAAGCTGATCTTCATATAGAGGAAAAGGAATCTCTTGAGCTTGAGCTATATCGTCTTAAAAAGGACAGAAATGATTTGGAACAGAAGTATCATTTGCTAACAGACGAAATACAATCAGTCAATTTAAGTGTAGGATCCCTTCAGGCACTGATAAAGGAATTGAGAGATGGAAACCTCAAGTTGAAAGATACAACCAAGAAAAACGAGGATGAAAAAAATCTTTATCTACATAAGCTAAACCATATGCAAGCAGTATCAGAGAAGAATACAGCATTGGAAGCTTCCCTTTTGGATGCAAATAATGACCTAGTGAGACTAAGAGTGAAAATAAAAGAATTAGAGGACTTCTCTGCTCATCTCCGCTGCAGGATTTCTGTGCATCTAGCTGAAAAGGCTGCACTTTTGTCCCAAATAGAGGCTGCTGCTCAGAATATGGAGAATCTTTCCAGGAAAAATATATTCTTGGAGAATTCCTTATCTGACATGAGTGTGGAACTTGAATATTTGAGAGAAAAGCTGAAAGGTGCAGAAGAGTCCTGCGATTCTCTTCATGATGAGAAATCTGCTCATCTTTCAGAAAAGATCACCCTCATGTCTCAG GTAGAAAGCTTTAAACAGAGTCTTCAGAACTTGGAAGGCAGGTATCAAGAGTTAGAAGTGAAATGCTCAAATATAGAGAGGGAGAAAGATTCGAGACTTCATCATGTGGCAGAGCTACAAGAGTTATTAAGACTAGAAAAGGAAGAACATGACATCCTTGTTCAGTCTAGCAAGAGTCAGCTGAATGCATTGGCAGATCAGATACATCTCCTTCAGGAAGAAGGTAGGCAAAGGGAGGAGAATTTTGAAATGGAACAGCACAAAATCATAAACGCTCAG AAACATAAAGAGGCATTGAGCTGCGCAGAGAAACTTATTCTGGAGCTTGAGCAACAATGCCTGACGcaagagaaaaagataaaatcTTTAATGGAGCATAACAAGAAACTGAGGGAGTGGATTTATCTAATAATAAAGTCACTCAAGGTGGATCTCGAACATGCTACTTTCGATGAAACCGAAGATGAGTTGCTTTTGCAGCTTGTTTTTAACGAAATTCAACAGTTGCTGCATACTATTTCAGAGGCCCACGATGAAAAGCAACATTTGCTTCTTGAGAAATCAGTTGTTGTCACCCTTCTGGAGCAGTTTGGGAAGTATGTTGCAGATCTGAGAGCAGAAAAGGCTGCTCTTGAGAAAGAATCTAAACTaaaactagaaaatttaacacTGCTAAAAAGCAAGAATGATGAATTCCTCGAGATACATGAACTTATGAGGAAGGAGATGCATGTCAGCAACCAACGGGAGGAAGCACTGGAAGTTGAAGTAGATCTTCTTTTCAGACAGCTCACATATATCCAGGAGTCTCACAGAAAATTACAGATTGAATTCTCCAAGGTATTTGAGGAAAACAATTTAATGTGTAAGAAACTTTATGACTTGAGAGAAGAAAAGGTCAAGCTGGAAGAGGAGAACACTGTTTTCCTTAGAGATGTTATGTCCTTGGACTACCTGTCTGTGATGCTTAGGAGTCTTAATTCAGAGAGAGCATTATCACTACAGCTACTAAGTAATGAAACAAATTATTTCCGTGGGTTGAAAATCAAGCTGGAACAGGAGATCTCACTAATTAATGGAAAGTGTTCAATGCTTGAAGTTGAAAACACACATCTCAAGGAATCATTTGCTTACTTGAAAGAGCGCAGAAGAAGTTTGTCAGAAGACCAACATGATGTTCACAGTGCACGAAGTGCCAGGAGAGAACTGAATCTTGACACAGTAGAAAATTCTTCAATCAAGAAGGATATGGAGTTGTCACAGGCAAACCAGAGCTTGAAAACAGCACAATACATGAACCCAGAGTTGCATAGAAACCTTAATGATCCGAAGTTGGATGTTGATGAGGCTAAGGTGACCAGAGAAGAAACAGAGAAGATTTCCAGCTTATTGGATGTTTTTGCAGTTGAGGAAATTGAGAATGAATGTCTTCAGCAAGAAAATAAGGTGTTGAAATGCGAAATTGGTAAATTGCAGAACAATGTTGAGGAGCTACTGCATGATATTCAGTGGGAAGCAATCAATGCAGTAGTATATAAAGAAAAGGTACTTGAATTGATACATAAAAGTGAAAACGTCGTGACTAGTATTACGGTACAAAAGAAAGTTTTACAAGAGGAAATGACACTAAGAAATTTGACAGTTCATGAGTTGGAGAAAAAAATGTGTGTCCTTGAAGGAGAAAATAAAGGATTGAGGGCTGACTTGAATGCATATTCACTGTTTTtgggatccttgtgggatgatatTGTGATCCTGGAAGAGCTTACAATTTCCCTTGCAAGGCGCCATTCTACATCAATCAATCAGAAAAATGAG GATGATGAGATTGCGGCTTGTCCTTATACCATGAGCTGTCAAAAACGGAGTCAGGATCATAGTGCTATGACACCTCCAGGACTTCTAAGACTGCAATATTTTCATAACAAGATTAAAGTGCTGCAGGAGGTCATGATGAATACCGGGAATGTCCTAGAGCTGGAAAGGTTGGATTCAAGTGCTAGTTTGGAGACTGCATGGAAACAAATTGAACTGCTAAAGTCAAAGGGAATTCCGGACAATGAAATCACTAAATCAAAATACGAACAAATTATGAAAGATATACAGCTTGATATTGTTCTAAATTCTTCTCGATATGGGAATGACATTCTTTCTCATGGACATAGAAGAGCTAGAGGAACTGATGAAGCCACCAGTGAGATGCTTGAACTATGGGGGACATCTGAAGAGGGATGCAGCAAccaaaagcagaaaagtcccttgatATTCAAGAACAGTATGGCACATTATCAGATTGAAGAGGTGGAGGGCAAGTACACTTCAGATGAATTGGTAGCTGAGAAAGAGTTGGCAGTTGACAAGCTAGAGTTGTCCCGAAAGTTGGAGCCCCACTTGGAATGGAACAGAAGGGTCGTAGAAAGACTTTTTTCTGATGCTCAGAGGTTGTTGCTTCTTCAATCAAGCATACAGGAACTCCAGAGTAATATGGAAATTTCTGAAAAGATCAACCAGCCTACCAGATCTGAGTTCAATACTTTCAAGGGACAATTGAAAGAAGCTGAGGGAACCATAACAAAGCTCATTGATGTGAACAGTAAGTTGACAAAGAAAGTGGAAGACTATTCTGCATCACCTGACAATTATGCTGAGAAAAAAGATAGTGTGAGCAAAAGACACAAGCAAATTTCTGATCGGGCAAGAAAGGTCTCTGAGAAAATTGGAAGGTTGGAATTGGAGATGCAGAAAATTCAATATAATTTGCTGAAATTTGAGGAAGAGCTCCCGAGTAAGAGAGCAAGGTTTGTCAAAAGAAGATCAAGGGTTCGTTTAAGAGAATACCTATATGGAAGGAGAAACAGTAGGAGACAAAACGAAGGCTCTTCCTGTGGCTGTATGAGGCCAACAGGAAATAGTGACTAA
- the LOC135585331 gene encoding protein NETWORKED 1D-like isoform X1, with product MATLSHAESRRLYSWWWDSHISPKHSKWLQDNLADIDDKVKAMIRLIEEDADSFAQRAEMYYKKRPELMKLVEEFYRAYRALAERYDHSTGALRQAHRTIAEAFPNQIPLELFDECVTPDAGTNTHQTPQGIIHPDGLQVDLLGLLLHDNTMKLNEACSGVTKVTTNEACLKQLDQMFETSEEATGTNFAAGREGKFSEYKLLQKEISRLSKENQDLKKQLTSESARADINENEVQSLKETYSKVKSEKDDSQTRYQESMIRVSCLEDEISRTKQDLKKLNDEMLMESSCLSSAKERTLVLDKANQSLQLELDILKQKIKQQQEELKKKGQDLETLKTSLQDELQRNFKAEMAYQSMEKKHTETKEEMRHLELELKSKLEKLQDMEIELENIREENVSFSEQNLSSALTIMNMQDEIISLMDLKRKLEDEADLHIEEKESLELELYRLKKDRNDLEQKYHLLTDEIQSVNLSVGSLQALIKELRDGNLKLKDTTKKNEDEKNLYLHKLNHMQAVSEKNTALEASLLDANNDLVRLRVKIKELEDFSAHLRCRISVHLAEKAALLSQIEAAAQNMENLSRKNIFLENSLSDMSVELEYLREKLKGAEESCDSLHDEKSAHLSEKITLMSQVESFKQSLQNLEGRYQELEVKCSNIEREKDSRLHHVAELQELLRLEKEEHDILVQSSKSQLNALADQIHLLQEEGRQREENFEMEQHKIINAQVEIFILHRCLCDMKEENLILLFGSQKHKEALSCAEKLILELEQQCLTQEKKIKSLMEHNKKLREWIYLIIKSLKVDLEHATFDETEDELLLQLVFNEIQQLLHTISEAHDEKQHLLLEKSVVVTLLEQFGKYVADLRAEKAALEKESKLKLENLTLLKSKNDEFLEIHELMRKEMHVSNQREEALEVEVDLLFRQLTYIQESHRKLQIEFSKVFEENNLMCKKLYDLREEKVKLEEENTVFLRDVMSLDYLSVMLRSLNSERALSLQLLSNETNYFRGLKIKLEQEISLINGKCSMLEVENTHLKESFAYLKERRRSLSEDQHDVHSARSARRELNLDTVENSSIKKDMELSQANQSLKTAQYMNPELHRNLNDPKLDVDEAKVTREETEKISSLLDVFAVEEIENECLQQENKVLKCEIGKLQNNVEELLHDIQWEAINAVVYKEKVLELIHKSENVVTSITVQKKVLQEEMTLRNLTVHELEKKMCVLEGENKGLRADLNAYSLFLGSLWDDIVILEELTISLARRHSTSINQKNEDDEIAACPYTMSCQKRSQDHSAMTPPGLLRLQYFHNKIKVLQEVMMNTGNVLELERLDSSASLETAWKQIELLKSKGIPDNEITKSKYEQIMKDIQLDIVLNSSRYGNDILSHGHRRARGTDEATSEMLELWGTSEEGCSNQKQKSPLIFKNSMAHYQIEEVEGKYTSDELVAEKELAVDKLELSRKLEPHLEWNRRVVERLFSDAQRLLLLQSSIQELQSNMEISEKINQPTRSEFNTFKGQLKEAEGTITKLIDVNSKLTKKVEDYSASPDNYAEKKDSVSKRHKQISDRARKVSEKIGRLELEMQKIQYNLLKFEEELPSKRARFVKRRSRVRLREYLYGRRNSRRQNEGSSCGCMRPTGNSD from the exons ATGGCCACACTCTCACATGCTGAATCCAGACGCTTGTATTCGTGGTGGTGGGATAGTCATATCAGCCCAAAACACTCCAAATGGCTTCAGGATAACCTTGCAG ATATTGATGATAAGGTCAAAGCTATGATTAGGCTTATAGAAGAAGATGCTGATTCCTTTGCCCAAAGAGCAGAAATGTACTATAAGAAACGCCCTGAGCTTATGAAACTGGTGGAGGAATTTTACCGAGCATACCGTGCTTTAGCAGAACGATATGATCATTCTACTGGGGCACTTCGTCAGGCTCACAGAACTATAGCAGAAGCATTTCCTAACCAAATTCCGCTTGAACTTTTTGATGAGTGTGTAACCCCAGATGCAGGGACAAATACCCACCAAACGCCTCAAGGAATTATTCACCCAGATGGTCTACAGGTTGATCTGCTAGGCTTGTTATTGCATGATAACACAATGAAATTGAACGAAGCTTGTTCTGGAGTAACCAAGGTAACAACAAATGAAGCCTGTTTGAAGCAGTTGGATCAAATGTTTGAAACTAGTGAGGAAGCAACTGGTACAAACTTTGCAGCAGGGAGGGAAGGAAAATTTTCAGAATATAAATTACTTCAGAAAGAAATTTCCAGGTTGTCAAAGGAAAACCAGGATCTGAAGAAACAACTGACTTCAGAATCAGCACGTGCTGATATAAATGAGAATGAAGTTCAAAGCTTAAAAGAGACCTACTCCAAGGTAAAATCTGAAAAAGATGACTCTCAGACTCGATACCAAGAATCCATGATaagagtatcttgcttggaagatGAAATTTCTCGCACCAAACAAGACCTTAAGAAGCTTAATGATGAGATGCTAATGGAATCTTCGTGTTTAAGCAGTGCCAAGGAACGGACTCTTGTCTTGGATAAGGCTAATCAATCATTACAGTTGGAGCTTGACATCCTAAAGCAGAAAATAAAGCAACAACAGGAGGAGCTTAAGAAGAAGGGACAGGACCTGGAAACTCTCAAAACCTCTTTGCAAGATGAACTCCAAAGAAATTTCAAGGCTGAAATGGCTTATCAGTCCATGGAAAAGAAGCATACAGAAACTAAGGAGGAGATGAGGCATCTGGAACTGGAGCTTAAAAGCAAACTCGAAAAGCTGCAGGATATGGAGATTGAACTCGAGAATATTAGGGAGGAGAATGTGAGCTTCAGTGAACAAAATCTTTCATCTGCTCTGACAATAATGAATATGCAGGATGAGATAATTTCTCTTATGGATCTGAAAAGGAAACTTGAAGATGAAGCTGATCTTCATATAGAGGAAAAGGAATCTCTTGAGCTTGAGCTATATCGTCTTAAAAAGGACAGAAATGATTTGGAACAGAAGTATCATTTGCTAACAGACGAAATACAATCAGTCAATTTAAGTGTAGGATCCCTTCAGGCACTGATAAAGGAATTGAGAGATGGAAACCTCAAGTTGAAAGATACAACCAAGAAAAACGAGGATGAAAAAAATCTTTATCTACATAAGCTAAACCATATGCAAGCAGTATCAGAGAAGAATACAGCATTGGAAGCTTCCCTTTTGGATGCAAATAATGACCTAGTGAGACTAAGAGTGAAAATAAAAGAATTAGAGGACTTCTCTGCTCATCTCCGCTGCAGGATTTCTGTGCATCTAGCTGAAAAGGCTGCACTTTTGTCCCAAATAGAGGCTGCTGCTCAGAATATGGAGAATCTTTCCAGGAAAAATATATTCTTGGAGAATTCCTTATCTGACATGAGTGTGGAACTTGAATATTTGAGAGAAAAGCTGAAAGGTGCAGAAGAGTCCTGCGATTCTCTTCATGATGAGAAATCTGCTCATCTTTCAGAAAAGATCACCCTCATGTCTCAG GTAGAAAGCTTTAAACAGAGTCTTCAGAACTTGGAAGGCAGGTATCAAGAGTTAGAAGTGAAATGCTCAAATATAGAGAGGGAGAAAGATTCGAGACTTCATCATGTGGCAGAGCTACAAGAGTTATTAAGACTAGAAAAGGAAGAACATGACATCCTTGTTCAGTCTAGCAAGAGTCAGCTGAATGCATTGGCAGATCAGATACATCTCCTTCAGGAAGAAGGTAGGCAAAGGGAGGAGAATTTTGAAATGGAACAGCACAAAATCATAAACGCTCAGGTTGAAATTTTCATCTTACACAGATGCTTATGTGACATGAAAGAGGAGAATCTGATTCTTTTATTTGGATCTCAGAAACATAAAGAGGCATTGAGCTGCGCAGAGAAACTTATTCTGGAGCTTGAGCAACAATGCCTGACGcaagagaaaaagataaaatcTTTAATGGAGCATAACAAGAAACTGAGGGAGTGGATTTATCTAATAATAAAGTCACTCAAGGTGGATCTCGAACATGCTACTTTCGATGAAACCGAAGATGAGTTGCTTTTGCAGCTTGTTTTTAACGAAATTCAACAGTTGCTGCATACTATTTCAGAGGCCCACGATGAAAAGCAACATTTGCTTCTTGAGAAATCAGTTGTTGTCACCCTTCTGGAGCAGTTTGGGAAGTATGTTGCAGATCTGAGAGCAGAAAAGGCTGCTCTTGAGAAAGAATCTAAACTaaaactagaaaatttaacacTGCTAAAAAGCAAGAATGATGAATTCCTCGAGATACATGAACTTATGAGGAAGGAGATGCATGTCAGCAACCAACGGGAGGAAGCACTGGAAGTTGAAGTAGATCTTCTTTTCAGACAGCTCACATATATCCAGGAGTCTCACAGAAAATTACAGATTGAATTCTCCAAGGTATTTGAGGAAAACAATTTAATGTGTAAGAAACTTTATGACTTGAGAGAAGAAAAGGTCAAGCTGGAAGAGGAGAACACTGTTTTCCTTAGAGATGTTATGTCCTTGGACTACCTGTCTGTGATGCTTAGGAGTCTTAATTCAGAGAGAGCATTATCACTACAGCTACTAAGTAATGAAACAAATTATTTCCGTGGGTTGAAAATCAAGCTGGAACAGGAGATCTCACTAATTAATGGAAAGTGTTCAATGCTTGAAGTTGAAAACACACATCTCAAGGAATCATTTGCTTACTTGAAAGAGCGCAGAAGAAGTTTGTCAGAAGACCAACATGATGTTCACAGTGCACGAAGTGCCAGGAGAGAACTGAATCTTGACACAGTAGAAAATTCTTCAATCAAGAAGGATATGGAGTTGTCACAGGCAAACCAGAGCTTGAAAACAGCACAATACATGAACCCAGAGTTGCATAGAAACCTTAATGATCCGAAGTTGGATGTTGATGAGGCTAAGGTGACCAGAGAAGAAACAGAGAAGATTTCCAGCTTATTGGATGTTTTTGCAGTTGAGGAAATTGAGAATGAATGTCTTCAGCAAGAAAATAAGGTGTTGAAATGCGAAATTGGTAAATTGCAGAACAATGTTGAGGAGCTACTGCATGATATTCAGTGGGAAGCAATCAATGCAGTAGTATATAAAGAAAAGGTACTTGAATTGATACATAAAAGTGAAAACGTCGTGACTAGTATTACGGTACAAAAGAAAGTTTTACAAGAGGAAATGACACTAAGAAATTTGACAGTTCATGAGTTGGAGAAAAAAATGTGTGTCCTTGAAGGAGAAAATAAAGGATTGAGGGCTGACTTGAATGCATATTCACTGTTTTtgggatccttgtgggatgatatTGTGATCCTGGAAGAGCTTACAATTTCCCTTGCAAGGCGCCATTCTACATCAATCAATCAGAAAAATGAG GATGATGAGATTGCGGCTTGTCCTTATACCATGAGCTGTCAAAAACGGAGTCAGGATCATAGTGCTATGACACCTCCAGGACTTCTAAGACTGCAATATTTTCATAACAAGATTAAAGTGCTGCAGGAGGTCATGATGAATACCGGGAATGTCCTAGAGCTGGAAAGGTTGGATTCAAGTGCTAGTTTGGAGACTGCATGGAAACAAATTGAACTGCTAAAGTCAAAGGGAATTCCGGACAATGAAATCACTAAATCAAAATACGAACAAATTATGAAAGATATACAGCTTGATATTGTTCTAAATTCTTCTCGATATGGGAATGACATTCTTTCTCATGGACATAGAAGAGCTAGAGGAACTGATGAAGCCACCAGTGAGATGCTTGAACTATGGGGGACATCTGAAGAGGGATGCAGCAAccaaaagcagaaaagtcccttgatATTCAAGAACAGTATGGCACATTATCAGATTGAAGAGGTGGAGGGCAAGTACACTTCAGATGAATTGGTAGCTGAGAAAGAGTTGGCAGTTGACAAGCTAGAGTTGTCCCGAAAGTTGGAGCCCCACTTGGAATGGAACAGAAGGGTCGTAGAAAGACTTTTTTCTGATGCTCAGAGGTTGTTGCTTCTTCAATCAAGCATACAGGAACTCCAGAGTAATATGGAAATTTCTGAAAAGATCAACCAGCCTACCAGATCTGAGTTCAATACTTTCAAGGGACAATTGAAAGAAGCTGAGGGAACCATAACAAAGCTCATTGATGTGAACAGTAAGTTGACAAAGAAAGTGGAAGACTATTCTGCATCACCTGACAATTATGCTGAGAAAAAAGATAGTGTGAGCAAAAGACACAAGCAAATTTCTGATCGGGCAAGAAAGGTCTCTGAGAAAATTGGAAGGTTGGAATTGGAGATGCAGAAAATTCAATATAATTTGCTGAAATTTGAGGAAGAGCTCCCGAGTAAGAGAGCAAGGTTTGTCAAAAGAAGATCAAGGGTTCGTTTAAGAGAATACCTATATGGAAGGAGAAACAGTAGGAGACAAAACGAAGGCTCTTCCTGTGGCTGTATGAGGCCAACAGGAAATAGTGACTAA